In Desulfobaculum bizertense DSM 18034, the genomic stretch GCACCACGGGGATATCCATCGTTGTCTGAATAATGCTACAGGCCTGAATGCCGTCGATATCACCGGGCATAACCACATCCATCAGCACGATGTCCGGTTGCAGGACATTGGCCAGCCGAACAGCATCCCTGCCGCTCGACGCTTTGCCCACGACGTCATAGCCAAGAGCCGTCAGCATTTCCTCTAGCTGGGTGATTATGACGCCTTCATCGTCAACGACAAGAACTGTATGCCTGCCCACATCCATTCTTTTCATCAGTGACCTCCCTACACATCATTACCGAATGTCACGGTAATCTCTGTCCCATTGTTCGATCGCATTTCCAGGCTGCCCCCAAGCTGGAGCGTCACAATATTTCGCATCAGCTTGAGGCCAAGGGACTTGGCGTGTTCGTAATCAAAATTCTCGGGGAGTCCCGGCCCATTGTCTTTTACGCGCAACTGAACACAGTTTTCTTTCAGATTAATGAAGGCCACCCGCAATTCGTTTATCTTCCCCGAGCCTCGGAAGGCATGCTTAAATGCGTTGGACAGCACTTCACTCAAGACGAGTCCACAAGGTATTGCAAGATCAAGAGGCAGACGTATGTCATCCATCTGCTCATAAACAGGAGTAAAATCCTTTACTCCATACATTCTGGCAAGCTGCGTCATGAGCAGCTGCACATAGTCAGCGATTTTGATGTTCTCCAAGTTTCCGCAGCTATAAAGCTGGAGGTGCACCACAGACATGCTGTGAATCTTTCCCTGAAGATCCCGCATGATGTCCGACGACGAGGGGTCCTTGACCCGTCGGGCGGCCATATCCAGCAGGCTGGAGATGACCTGAAGATTGTTCTTTACCCGGTGATGAACTTCCCGCAGGAGCAATTCTTTCTCCCGCAACGAATCCCGGATACTTGATTCATTCTGCTTGGACTCCGTGATGTCGATGCTCACTCCTGCCAGATAAATTTCTGCTCCGTCCCTCACCGTGGACGCCCGCTCACGAATCCAGCGTATTGCCCCATCGCGGCAATGCAGGCGATATTCAAGCTCATAGCTTTGTGCAGAACGGTCTGCATACACGTCAAAGACACGCTCCCGGTCTTCCGGTTCCAGCGCCTCTTCAAAAGCCTGCTCCATCTTGCGAACGCCATCATGCCGCCCAAGCCACTTGTTCAGCGCAGGACTAAAATATTCAAAATTTCTGCGCCCAAGACGCGAAATCCAAAAGGCTTCACCCACAGTTTTCGCAATGAGTTCAAAACGTTGACTGCTTACGCGCAGGGCCTGTTCCATGCGGGAACGTACAACAGCATGCCCAAGCATTTTGGCGGCAGCATTCAGGGCCTCAAGCTCAGGAGAGTACCAGATTCTTCCGGCAGAAACAGCACCCAAAGCCAAAGTTCCCCACCATGCCTTTCCTGCAAATACAGGAATCAACACAATAGAGCCAATGTTTTGTTCAAGAAAGAGAGAAGATGTACGCGAAGAAAATTGTGACGTCTTGGAATGAAAAATTTCGCCCTGCATCAAAACGTTGACGATGCCGTCATTATCATCATGGTAAACACCGACATCATACTCCGTCCCTATCCGAAGCGGCTTAACAGAAAGAGCATTCCACCCTGCATACAAACTATACTTTAATACTTCACTATGATGGTTCTCATTTTCGTTTCGCAGGATAAAGACCCGCTCCACTCCTGCGGCATCACCAAGTCGTTCCAAAACCTCTGGCAGCCCAGAGTCCCAGTCCGCGACCTGCAAAAAGCGTTCAGAAGCAAAGCCCACAGTTTCCAGAACAGCATCACGCCGGAGCAGAGTCCGCTCCATGCGCTTCCGCTCAGAAACATCACGCATAATGGTCATCACCACACTGCGCCCACTCAGATCAAATGAATGGGATGACAGCTCGGCAACAATTTCCTCTCCAGAGGCATCATGAAGCCGCCGCTCATAGAGCTGGCGAGACCCTCGCACTATGGAAAATGCCCCCACGTAATGCTCCGGGTCCATCCCAAGAAGCTGCGGCTTGGTATAACCCAGCAGACTGCATGCCTTGGCATTAACTTCAAGAAAGCGTCCCGGTGCATCCTCAGAGGGGGGAGTATGCAAAAGCAGCGCATCAGAGGCATGTTCAAAAAGCATTCGAAACTTGAGTTCATTCTCTCGCAATGCCTGCTCAAAACGCTTTCTGGAACTAATGTCTGTCAGGACACTGCCAATGCCCCAGGTTTCTCCGCGCGCATCCCGAAGCGGAAACTTGGCCGTCAAAAATGTTCGTTGCCCAAGCGGGAGATTCATTGTCTGCTCAAATTCCAGACTGCGCCCAGTACGAAGAATATATAAATCCTGCTCGCGGCAGTCCCTGTACAGTGACTCAGGAATGTATTCCTGCAAAGACAACTCCGAGACATCAATATCTCGCGGTATCCCCATAAATCGCCGCCAGCTTCGGTTGACCAAGAGGATGTTCAGATCAACGTCCTTGAATGAAATTCCGGCAGGCGAATACTGCATAAACTTTCTGAGCTGCTGGTCCCGACGCTCCAGCTGGCTTTCAGCCCGCATCCGATCCGAAATATCCAAAACCAGCGTGCTGACCCAGGTTCCTCCAGCAAGAGCTGGCACAGCAGATGCGGTGACCCGAACCCAGACATAGCTGCCATCCTTTCGCCTAAAGCGCTTCTCAAGATCATAATTCCGAAGTTCACCAGAAATGAGCTTCTCATACAGTTCTTTGTTACGCCGCAGTTCGCGAGGATGCCCTACGTCAGAATACCGCAGTGCAAGCAACTCGTCGCGCGAATATCCTGTGAGTTCACAAAAGCACTGGTTCACATCCTGAAACACGCCTTTGCCATCTGTTCTGGTCATGCCCACGGCGACCCGCTCAAAGGTTGCCTGATGCTGGAGTTCCCGCTCCTGCATCAATGCCTTTGCCCGCATCCGGTCATCCTCGGCGGCAATGGCAGAGGCAATCATGGCCACCATGCACTCATCCTGATAATCAGGTTCAAAATCATCCCGAAAATACAGGCTCAGAGCACCAAGGGCCTTTTCTCCAGACATAACGACCATGCCCATGTACGTCTTTGCTCCAAACTGCTGCACAAAGCTGTCTGTAGAAGCGTATGCGCTCTGGCCCAGATTCCGCACAAGACACAGACGGTCCGCAAGACGCTGAAGAATGACATCCGTTGCCAAATGTCCGCTTGCAGGACTTTTCACGGGGGTATTGGGCGACACATTCCATCCCACCCGCAAAAAAAGCTGTTCACCTCGCAGAGAATTATATGACGCAAAGTCTGCGCCCAGGACAGAGCCGCAGAGTTCCACCAGCTTTTCAAGGTTGGTGCGATGATTTACCCCCAGTCCCAAAAGCGTCTGGACAAGATTCTCCATCCGCCGCTGGAGCGTGCGTTCAGAGGTCACATCAACGCTAATTCCAAGGCAGGCTGGTTTGTGGTCATAGACAAAGGGAATCAGACTGGTCTCAAAAATATGCCCCTTGAGCATGCTGCATTCAATGTCGACCTTGTGCCGAGGCTCATTCGAGAGCACAACCTTGCGGCTGAGTTTTGGAAACTGGCAGTCAGAATCAACACAGGGAGAATAGTCCGAGATACGGGTCCCAACCAGATGCTCAAAATTTGCATGTCTGATTTTTGAAGAATGCTGGTTCACAAAAAGGTAGCGACCATCAGCATCACAGGCAAAAATGGCGTGAGGGACAAGGTCGAGAACCTTGCGCAGAGTTTTTTGACTCTCCTGCAATTCCTGCTGAGCCTTCACCTGCTCGGTAATATCAGAAAGGAATTTGAGGATAGCAGACTGCCCCCGCCAGCGAATGCGCATAGACCGAATGCGAACCCATTTCTTGCCACTGTTTGGCGTCAGCAGCTGGGTCTCAAAATCCGGCCGGTCGGCCTTGCCAACCAGACGGGCATGATGAGCAAGGCGAACAGACTCCACGCATTCGGGAACCACAAAGTCCAGATACGGCTTCCCCA encodes the following:
- a CDS encoding PAS domain S-box protein; protein product: MDNTQKDADRVGLKWQADANVQLPTETQNRIFFALFDGLSEPCFVKNSAYEYVFVNAAAAKLLDRSAHEIIGRRAAELFGAEAGMQMEAHDRAVLAEEPVNDLCCFQTWGRSERHLRCDKRVHLDPASGEKYLIVFLRPERIPCLSNGESLALEPFLHLSEVSSQAILVADAETVVFANPGAARLLECSVSEMVGKPYLDFVVPECVESVRLAHHARLVGKADRPDFETQLLTPNSGKKWVRIRSMRIRWRGQSAILKFLSDITEQVKAQQELQESQKTLRKVLDLVPHAIFACDADGRYLFVNQHSSKIRHANFEHLVGTRISDYSPCVDSDCQFPKLSRKVVLSNEPRHKVDIECSMLKGHIFETSLIPFVYDHKPACLGISVDVTSERTLQRRMENLVQTLLGLGVNHRTNLEKLVELCGSVLGADFASYNSLRGEQLFLRVGWNVSPNTPVKSPASGHLATDVILQRLADRLCLVRNLGQSAYASTDSFVQQFGAKTYMGMVVMSGEKALGALSLYFRDDFEPDYQDECMVAMIASAIAAEDDRMRAKALMQERELQHQATFERVAVGMTRTDGKGVFQDVNQCFCELTGYSRDELLALRYSDVGHPRELRRNKELYEKLISGELRNYDLEKRFRRKDGSYVWVRVTASAVPALAGGTWVSTLVLDISDRMRAESQLERRDQQLRKFMQYSPAGISFKDVDLNILLVNRSWRRFMGIPRDIDVSELSLQEYIPESLYRDCREQDLYILRTGRSLEFEQTMNLPLGQRTFLTAKFPLRDARGETWGIGSVLTDISSRKRFEQALRENELKFRMLFEHASDALLLHTPPSEDAPGRFLEVNAKACSLLGYTKPQLLGMDPEHYVGAFSIVRGSRQLYERRLHDASGEEIVAELSSHSFDLSGRSVVMTIMRDVSERKRMERTLLRRDAVLETVGFASERFLQVADWDSGLPEVLERLGDAAGVERVFILRNENENHHSEVLKYSLYAGWNALSVKPLRIGTEYDVGVYHDDNDGIVNVLMQGEIFHSKTSQFSSRTSSLFLEQNIGSIVLIPVFAGKAWWGTLALGAVSAGRIWYSPELEALNAAAKMLGHAVVRSRMEQALRVSSQRFELIAKTVGEAFWISRLGRRNFEYFSPALNKWLGRHDGVRKMEQAFEEALEPEDRERVFDVYADRSAQSYELEYRLHCRDGAIRWIRERASTVRDGAEIYLAGVSIDITESKQNESSIRDSLREKELLLREVHHRVKNNLQVISSLLDMAARRVKDPSSSDIMRDLQGKIHSMSVVHLQLYSCGNLENIKIADYVQLLMTQLARMYGVKDFTPVYEQMDDIRLPLDLAIPCGLVLSEVLSNAFKHAFRGSGKINELRVAFINLKENCVQLRVKDNGPGLPENFDYEHAKSLGLKLMRNIVTLQLGGSLEMRSNNGTEITVTFGNDV